From the Leptolyngbya sp. O-77 genome, one window contains:
- a CDS encoding pentapeptide repeat-containing protein has protein sequence MSIMPDPNSPPRPPEHPLSSDAAADLTVSLSSAASSDEDEVAKLPRTVTRLASPRNRGLITVDRGNQYAPMRAEELEALPAGQQKPMLLALGVAIAVTLVGLAFNLGWLGIVGSLVALLLSVQVVWEDLYAAFREVLSARQQVLAIALVGLSVGLVGLVRFSPLGTWMSAWAAQLDWDAVGALGEVFGAIGQILIAVIAVYVAWRQYVISKDLTIQQNLITQQQTIDSYFQGISELVLDSEGLLEDWPQERAIAAGRTAAILSSVDAGGKAKVIRFLSRSRLLTPLKRDRLLGRAILDGVGGYEEDRTFGVRVIDLGVMLAGANLAGTDLRWTDLSDANLIRANLSDCDLVKANFSRTILCEASLAGADLQSARFFYGSAKTATPRSRTHPPDYATGAYTGAVIEDADFTNATRMSEELRWYCCAWGGEKTRATIPGGCEGIPNLLDASR, from the coding sequence ATGTCCATCATGCCCGACCCCAATTCACCACCGCGCCCGCCAGAGCATCCTCTATCTTCCGATGCCGCTGCCGACTTGACGGTTTCCCTCTCTTCTGCTGCCAGCAGCGACGAAGACGAGGTGGCAAAGCTCCCCCGCACGGTCACACGGCTGGCTAGTCCTAGAAATCGCGGGCTAATCACGGTTGATCGGGGCAATCAATACGCCCCCATGCGGGCTGAAGAGTTAGAAGCGCTGCCCGCCGGCCAGCAAAAGCCCATGCTGCTGGCGCTGGGCGTGGCAATCGCCGTAACGCTGGTGGGACTGGCGTTTAATCTGGGCTGGCTGGGCATTGTTGGGTCGCTAGTGGCGCTGCTGCTATCGGTGCAGGTGGTTTGGGAAGATCTCTATGCGGCCTTTCGAGAAGTGCTGTCGGCTCGACAGCAGGTGTTGGCGATCGCCCTAGTGGGGCTGAGTGTTGGGCTGGTTGGGCTGGTGCGGTTTAGCCCTCTGGGAACCTGGATGAGTGCCTGGGCGGCACAGCTGGATTGGGATGCCGTGGGTGCGCTGGGCGAGGTCTTTGGGGCAATCGGGCAGATCTTAATCGCCGTGATTGCGGTCTATGTGGCCTGGCGGCAATATGTGATTTCCAAAGACCTGACGATTCAGCAAAACCTGATTACCCAGCAGCAGACCATCGATTCTTACTTTCAGGGCATTTCTGAACTGGTGCTGGACTCCGAGGGGTTGCTAGAAGATTGGCCCCAAGAACGGGCGATCGCCGCTGGACGCACCGCCGCGATTCTCAGCAGCGTCGATGCGGGTGGCAAAGCCAAGGTGATTCGGTTTCTGTCGCGATCGCGCCTGTTGACCCCGTTAAAGCGCGATCGCCTACTGGGACGCGCCATCCTGGACGGGGTGGGCGGCTACGAAGAAGACCGCACCTTTGGCGTGCGCGTGATTGATTTGGGGGTGATGCTGGCGGGTGCGAACCTGGCGGGCACTGACCTGCGCTGGACCGATCTCAGCGACGCAAATCTAATCCGCGCCAACCTCAGCGATTGTGACCTAGTGAAGGCAAACTTTTCCCGAACCATTCTCTGCGAAGCGAGTTTGGCAGGAGCAGACTTGCAAAGCGCCCGCTTCTTCTACGGTTCCGCCAAAACTGCCACCCCCCGCAGCCGCACGCACCCACCCGACTACGCCACAGGAGCCTACACGGGTGCAGTGATCGAAGATGCCGATTTCACCAACGCCACCCGCATGTCTGAGGAATTGCGGTGGTATTGCTGCGCCTGGGGCGGCGAAAAAACCCGTGCTACGATTCCCGGCGGCTGCGAAGGGATTCCCAATCTGCTGGATGCGTCCCGCTAG